From Bdellovibrio sp. KM01:
CCGCCCACTCGTATGATTGCATCAGCCGGCAGTTTTAGTTCTTCGCCAAACAATGTCGAACCAGTAGCAACACCGATTCGCAGATGGCCAGAAGTTAAGTACACCAACAAACCTCTTATGACGTTTGAGCGTTACATCGCTCACCAAAAGAAATTGAAAAAGCACAAACGTGCTGTTGCGAGCGCAGCTGTAGCTAAGAAAGGCAAAGCAAAGAAATATCAGCAGGTAAAAAAGCCCGCTTTAAAACGCAATCAAAAGGTCGCGAGCTCCGCGACTCGCGTGTAGCAGTCTGAGACGTTTCCGCTGTAAAGATTGGGAACATGTCGTGTTTCCAGTCGAAATCCTGGAAATTCATTGTGGAATCAAGGTCTTTTGATTGCGATCGAGTAAAACTCACCCAAATCTTGGGCACCTCAATTCAAATTCAAAGCCCATAAAGGGTGGTCCAAGCCTTGCTTTAAGGAATCATATCACGGGGGAATTATGAACATTCAAGTTTTAGCTGTAATTGGAGTGATCTTATTTTCATCCTCAAGCTTTGCACGCAACGATTTCGGATCACTCATTGAGAATTCAAATAAAGAAGGGCAAGCTGTCCAGCAAAAGGTGAAGCGTGCCGTAAGCTCTAGCAAGGATTTCCAGGCCGACGTGGTCTCTGCAAAAAGAGTCCGTGCCTATAATCCAGTGACGTACAATCCTATGGCGTCTTCAGATGGCGATGTCGAAGTGATCGTTCACCGCGACGCCGATCAATAAACTATTTCACATCAATGAAATACACGCGATTTGTACTCATTTCAGGAATACCAATCACTTTTAACTCAGCCGAGTAACCAACATCTGCAATATGTGAAAACCCCTGCGCCCACACGCGGGGTTTCTTTTTTTCATCAAAGCGAAAAATACGACCCCCCATCCAATCGGTGCCAAACATATATTTTCCGGCCTTTGTGATTCCATCCATGTTGCCCAAGGCATCTCCAGTTCCCATCGATATCTTTTTGGACTTCATATCAATAAATCGCAAATACCCTGGACGAGAGGTTTTAGAAGTAGCCGTATCTACAATCGGCCCCCAAGTGATGACATATAGTTTGTTGCCATCAATTTCGAGACCGTTCGGAGTATCCAGATCTGGGGAGTCCACCCAAACCTCCGCTTTCTCCATACCTTTTTTCCAGCGATAGATCTTATTAGCTGCCATATCAGTCACGTAAACAGATTGATCGCGGGGATCACAGGCAGAATCATTCGGAAAGACCACTCCCGGCATTTCAATTTTGGCCGTGATCGCAGCCTTATCAATATTCACCACCACAATGCCGTCACGATCCACTACGTAAAGGTCTTTCCCCAGGTGGCAAATCCCTCCAGGAGCATGGAATCCCGCTTGTACCCATCGCGGGTGAGTGACTTTGCCATTCTCATCCAGGCGAGTGATCCAACCATAGTTATCTTTTGCCAGGATATCCGGGCCGCCCATGCTGCTTACGAACCACGAGCGTACCTCTGGCACCCAGTGAACTGATTCAGGAGAATCATAAATTTCCGAAGAGGGAGCTTTTGAAATATCAATTCCCGCGGGAGTTTTCGGCTCCGTCTTAACCGGTTTGCTTTGGCAAGCGCAGATGAAAACAGAAGCAAGAGTGATCAGGCACAATGAATGAAGAGCTTTATTCAAAACGAACTCCCGAAAGTAGATTGATGAATTCATTCTACAAAAACTACTTTGAACTGCAAATGAATGTCTGTAAGACCGCATACTTTGTTTGGACGATATTCAGTATAGAATGTCCGCACCTTGCATAGGCTCGCTCAACGCACTTTCCATCGCCGCTTCTGATCCTTGCTAAGGATCGTCTTCGCCCGTTCTTCATAAGGCTATGCTGAACTAGATGTCGCAATTTAAATAAAAAAAAGAGCAGGTGCTGCCTGCTCTTTTAGCTCCATCTCTGTAAAGAGATTAGTGGCTTTCAGTGTGCTCAGTCTCAGTTGTTGTCTTAGTAGAGCCGTCTGAATGTTTTTTAGTTTTCTTTTTGGATTTCTTTTCCATCTTAGAGCTATCGCCCTTAACTTTCATTTCCTCTTTTTGAGTCGTTGTCTCTGTTCCCGTCATTGGGTTTTTGGTGGTCTCAGTTGAAGAACTGTGAGATTCGCCTTCAGCCAGCGCCAGGTGACCAGTTAACATCATAGAAGCTGCCAATAATAGAACGTGCTTTTTCATGTATTATCCTCCTTGTGGATATAAATAAGGCACGGCCCGATATTGTCAGGAATCAGCAGCGATCATAATTTACAATCAAGTAAGATGTCGGAACACACAGTGAATAACATATGAATTTTAGTGTGAGCGGCTGTTGCTAGGGCTTTTGAGGGAATTTCTGCCTATATATTAGGGCCCTGTTTTTGGGCATGAAGCGCTGCGGAGGCGGTTTCTGCCTAATAAGTCAGCAGAAAGTGCACTTTTTTGCCCGAATAAGCTGCAAACGAAAATAAAATAAAAACCCCTTGCGCGGTTTGGGGATTGAGCCTATAACTCAGCCTCACCGCCGCGATGTTTGAAAAACCAAGCATAAACAGCTGATCTAACTTATTGATTTGTATTCAATATGTTTTCTTTCGCTGGTAGCAGTGAACCCGAACAATTTTCTGAATTTTTTAATTTTAAAAAAATTGAGAAAAAAGTTTGAACGGGTGTTGACAAGGACTTCGGTCTTCGATACAACCGTCTACCTCGTCGCTAAGTAACATTAACGATGAGAAATGTTTCGCTCTTTGAAAACTGAATAGCTAGAAGAAATAGATTTTTGGGCTCTTTGAATACTGAGTAATCAGTATTCACAATTTCAAAATTAAATATATTCGAACAAACAACAGCGTAAAAGCTAGTAGTTTGATTGATACAGAATTTAAACTGGAGAGTTTGATTCTGGCTCAGAACAAACGCTGGCGGCGTGCCTAATACATGCAAGTCGAACGGGGAAAGCTTTCGGGTGAGTACTAGTGGCGCACGGGTGAGTAACGCGTGGATAATCTGCCTTAGAGTGGGGGATAACGAATCGAAAGATTCGCTAATACCGCATAAGACCACAAGAACTGCGGTTCAAGGGGTCAAAGGTTTTTCGCTCTAAGATGAGTCCGCGTAAGATTAGCTAGTTGGTGAGGTAATGGCTCACCAAGGCAACGATCTTTAACTGGTCTGAGAGGATGATCAGTCACACTGGAACTGAGACACGGTCCAGACTCCTACGGGAGGCAGCAGTAGGGAATATTGCACAATGGAGGAAACTCTGATGCAGCGACGCCGCGTGAGTGATGAAGGCCTTCGGGTCGTAAAGCTCTGTCGCAGGGGAATAACACAATGAATGTACCCTGTAAGAAAGGATCGGCTAACTTCGTGCCAGCAGCCGCGGTAAGACGAGGGATCCTAGCGTTGTTCGGAATTATTGGGCGTAAAGCGGGTGTAGGTGGCTATGTAAGTCAGGTGTGAAAGCCTGGGGCTCAACCCCAGAAGTGCATCTGATACTGCGTAGCTTGAGTGCTAGAGAGGATAGTAGAATTCTTGGTGTAGTGGTGAAATACGTAGATATCAAGAGGAATACCGGTGGCGAAGGCGGCTATCTGGCTAGACACTGACACTCAGACCCGAAAGCGTGGGGATCAAACAGGATTAGATACCCTGGTAGTCCACGCCATAAACGATGGATACTTGTTGTTGGAGGTATTGACCCCTTCAGTGACGAAGCTAACGCGTTAAGTATCCCGCCTGGGGAGTACGGTCGCAAGATTAAAACTCAAAGAAATTGACGGGGGCCCGCACAAGCGGTGGAGCATGTGGTTTAATTCGATGCAACGCGAAGAACCTTACCTAGGCTTGACATGTACTGGAATATTGGCGGAAACGCCGTAGCTCGCAAGAGTCGGTACACAGGTGCTGCATGGCTGTCGTCAGCTCGTGTCGTGAGATGTTGGGTTAAGTCCCGCAACGAGCGCAACCCCTACATTTAGTTGCCAGCATTCAGTTGGGCACTCTAGATGGACTGCCGGTGTTAAACCGGAGGAAGGTGGGGATGACGTCAAGTCCTCATGGCCCTTATGCCTAGGGCTACACACGTGCTACAATGGTAGTCACAAACTGAAGCGAAGTCGCGAGATGGAGCTAATCGGAGAAAAGCTATCTAAGTTCAGATTGGTCTCTGCAACTCGAGACCATGAAGTTGGAATCGCTAGTAATCGCGGATCAGAATGCCGCGGTGAATACGTTCCCGGGCCTTGTACACACCGCCCGTCACACCATGAAAGTTGGTTGTACCAGAAGTCGCTGCGCTAACCGCAAGGAGGCAGGCGCCCAAGGTATGGTCGATGATTGGGGTGAAGTCGTAACAAGGTAGCCGTAGGGGAACCTGCGGCTGGATCACCTCCTTTCTAAGGATTATGGTGATCGGCGTTTCAAGTTTAACTTGAAAAAAGCAATCACAATCTTAGGTCAACTCACTCTTCCCGAGTGGGTGAGTCCCAAAAATCTATTCTAGCTGTTTAGTTTTGAAAGAGTGAAAACTCTTATACGCATCTAACATGGGCCAGTAGCTCAGTTGGTTAGAGCACACGCTTGATAAGCGTGGGGTCGGAAGTTCGAGTCTTCCCTGGCCCACCAACTTTCAACAAATTGAGTTGGTCTGTTAGAGGTGAATAAGAGATTTTTTGCGCTTGAAGGTTTTCGTTCTTTGACAATTGAATAGATTGATTTAGTTGATTTTTAGCGAGGTTAGTTCCATTTTTTAAAGCTACAAAGGGCTTACGGTGGATGCCTTGGCACTAAGAAGCGATGAAGGACGTGGTAAGCTGCGATAAGCTTCGGGTAGTGGCACACACACTTTGACCCGGAGATCTCCGAATGAGGAAACTCATCATTTTATGATATCATTCACTGAATACATAGGTGTCTGAAGCGAACGAGGGGAAGTGAAACATCTCAGTACCCTCAGGAAAAGAAATCAATTCCGAGATTACCCTAGTAGTGGCGAGCGAACGGGTAACAGCCTAAACCTTAATCATT
This genomic window contains:
- a CDS encoding SMP-30/gluconolactonase/LRE family protein; its protein translation is MNSSIYFREFVLNKALHSLCLITLASVFICACQSKPVKTEPKTPAGIDISKAPSSEIYDSPESVHWVPEVRSWFVSSMGGPDILAKDNYGWITRLDENGKVTHPRWVQAGFHAPGGICHLGKDLYVVDRDGIVVVNIDKAAITAKIEMPGVVFPNDSACDPRDQSVYVTDMAANKIYRWKKGMEKAEVWVDSPDLDTPNGLEIDGNKLYVITWGPIVDTATSKTSRPGYLRFIDMKSKKISMGTGDALGNMDGITKAGKYMFGTDWMGGRIFRFDEKKKPRVWAQGFSHIADVGYSAELKVIGIPEMSTNRVYFIDVK